One genomic region from Torulaspora delbrueckii CBS 1146 chromosome 4, complete genome encodes:
- the TDEL0D05690 gene encoding SH3 domain-containing protein (similar to Saccharomyces cerevisiae LSB1 (YGR136W) and PIN3 (YPR154W); ancestral locus Anc_3.501), producing the protein MSASQINRSLATVRTELDFLRESNVISQEIYDMVNQSLPQNASNKGGEYMEALYQFDPQQDGDLALSPGDKIEVLEKPSNEWFKGRCNGRVGMFPANYVKAAYSGSDRPSVPPPPQYEQAQRTNTGQSSGSYQQPFPPPSTNYYQQPPQQYQQPQQQQPQQEQQQQHHSHNHLKKFGSKLGNAAIFGAGATMGSDLVNSIF; encoded by the coding sequence ATGTCAGCATCCCAGATCAACCGTTCTTTAGCTACAGTGAGAACTGAATTAGACTTCTTACGGGAATCTAACGTCAtaagccaagaaatttacGATATGGTCAACCAAAGCTTACCTCAAAATGCCAGCAACAAGGGCGGTGAATATATGGAAGCCCTGTACCAATTTGACCCTCAACAGGATGGAGATTTGGCCTTGAGTCCAGGTGATAAGATTGAAGTTTTAGAGAAACCATCTAATGAATGGTTCAAGGGTAGATGTAATGGTAGAGTAGGGATGTTTCCAGCTAATTACGTTAAGGCAGCATATTCTGGATCAGATCGCCCCAGTGTTCCTCCCCCACCACAGTACGAGCAGGCCCAGCGTACCAATACCGGCCAGTCTAGTGGGTCCTACCAGCAGCCATTCCCACCACCTTCTACCAATTATTACCAACAGCCTCCACAACAATATCAGCAGCcacaacagcaacagccACAACAggagcagcagcaacagcacCATTCCCACaatcatttgaagaaatttggtAGCAAATTGGGTAACGCCGCTATCTTTGGTGCCGGTGCCACGATGGGTTCTGATTTGGTTAACAGTATCTTCTGA
- the TDEL0D05740 gene encoding uncharacterized protein (similar to Saccharomyces cerevisiae BTN2 (YGR142W) and YPR158W; ancestral locus Anc_3.506) encodes MFPIIQSPCVFEPLPNVNMFGFEQPVMTPVPKRRRGLGRCNRYNDGYMPSASLTSLRYTVDESPEGYTLWLSKKVPRGMIADAVNEQISHLKEESYRPAYHLVRDLWGNPYFVEEEADEESLLREALSKLDMKAINHKIARNLFQEYEIDLNHRGDQLTVSSRKDGITKSFEIGSCIEDIRVTGCKLDDKQEYAVLRIELIKSDECKGQSSDLTNLIQWSQSQAIKQRAEEEKEKEAEEVAAAEAKEKAKAQLLAELQAEAQAKREAEAKEKAEAELKAKLEAEAQAKREAETKKVEAELKARLEAEAQAKREDEAKREFEAQLRAKFEAEAARRERRRVQELLRREEEEKRFHEQELKERKAFLIEQQRAKRLRAERKASHSPKTVTININFGNEDSMHENEEHQLKRIQSPVLEDVDDEETERFNESLSRSPKGSSIIEDV; translated from the coding sequence atgttCCCAATTATCCAATCACCATGTGTCTTTGAGCCATTGCCAAACGTTAACATGTTTGGATTTGAGCAACCAGTTATGACTCCAGTTCCCAAGAGGAGAAGAGGCTTGGGACGATGTAATCGCTACAACGATGGTTACATGCCCTCCGCATCGCTTACTTCTTTGAGATACACAGTTGATGAATCTCCAGAGGGATATACTTTGTGGTTGTCAAAGAAAGTACCAAGAGGAATGATCGCCGATGCTGTCAATGAACAAATTTCCCACTTGAAGGAGGAATCATATAGACCCGCTTACCATTTAGTGCGTGATTTGTGGGGGAACCCATACTTTGTGGAGGAGGAAGCTGACGAAGAGAGCTTGCTTCGCGAAGCCCTTTCTAAGTTAGACATGAAAGCCATCAATCATAAAATCGCTAGAAATTTGTTCCAAGAATATGAGATCGATTTGAACCACAGAGGTGACCAACTAACGGTTTCCAGCCGGAAGGATGGAATTacgaaatcttttgaaattggtagCTGCATCGAAGATATACGTGTCACTGGATGTAAGCTGGATGACAAACAGGAGTATGCTGTCTTGAGGATTGAGTTGATTAAGAGTGATGAATGTAAAGGACAATCTAGCGATCTTacaaatttgattcaaTGGTCGCAATCACAAGCTATTAAACaaagagctgaagaagaaaaggaaaaggaAGCCGAGGAAGtggcagcagcagaagCTAAAGAGAAAGCTAAGGCTCAATTACTTGCTGAACTTCAAGCGGAAGCTCAGGCAAAACGTGAAgcagaagccaaagaaaaagcTGAGGCTGAGCTGAAGGCCAAACTTGAAGCAGAAGCTCAGGCTAAACGTGAAGCAGAAACCAAGAAGGTCGAGGCCGAACTGAAGGCTAGACTAGAGGCCGAAGCTCAAGCAAAAcgtgaagatgaagcaaagagagaatttgaagctcaGTTGAGAGCTAAatttgaagcagaagcagCTCGTAGAGAAAGGAGGAGAGTGCAAGAGCTTCTAagacgagaagaagaggaaaaaagGTTCCACGAGCAAGAGTTGAAGGAGAGAAAAGCATTTTTGATCGAGCAACAAAGAGCAAAGAGATTAAGAGCTGAGCGCAAGGCATCTCATAGTCCAAAGACTGTGACGATAAATATAAACTTTGGTAATGAAGATTCAATGcatgaaaatgaagagcATCAGCTAAAAAGGATCCAATCACCCGTCCTAGAggatgttgatgatgaagaaactgaaagGTTCAACGAGTCGCTAAGCAGGTCTCCTAAAGGCTCTTCAATCATCGAAGATGTGTAA
- the MAY24 gene encoding May24p (similar to Saccharomyces cerevisiae YPR153W; ancestral locus Anc_3.500) has product MRSFITNNDVPIGYVTPSFPSLHWPISNGKFSLAVLYDVVVIWKFTLYWSLIFNGAFYGIAGLWASYSHRRRAGGLWIMAIYLVYGGIQAVAAGTVIGFLIGSIYSAGLFSMSTWIPPCCVIVQILFDFSVSYLSSGTIM; this is encoded by the exons ATGAG GTCTTTTATCACCAATAATGACGTTCCTATCGGATACGTAACGCCATCGTTCCCTTCGCTTCACTGGCCCATTAGCAACGGTAAGTTCTCCTTGGCAGTACTATACGACGTGGTAGTCATCTGGAAATTTACTCTGTATTGGAGCCTAATATTCAATGGTGCATTCTACGGAATCGCTGGCCTGTGGGCCAGTTACTCGCACAGGCGTCGAGCAGGCGGACTCTGGATCATGGCAATCTACTTAGTCTACGGTGGAATACAAGCAGTGGCTGCGGGTACAGTCATTGGGTTCTTGATTGGCAGTATTTACAGCGCAGGACTATTCTCCATGTCCACATGGATTCCTCCCTGCTGTGTGATCGTCCAGATTTTGTTCGACTTCTCAGTAAGCTACCTCAGCTCGGGGACAATTATGTGA
- the TPO3 gene encoding spermine transporter (similar to Saccharomyces cerevisiae TPO2 (YGR138C) and TPO3 (YPR156C); ancestral locus Anc_3.503) produces the protein MSEVQSVDSYNSDSSSAFRDDQQPQEYIPSNNNKNNGLPLNLTRTETVKSLQEMGMTATAPVPDVNAPQTTARPQIFPEEYTMETPTGLVPVATLQSIGRTSTAISRSRTRQMERTSSESSSMDGTNSDAEINKEGKASEPQEEHELDPEIEFVTFVTNDPGNPHNWPIARRWFFTVVLSTLVICVAYGSACIAGGLFTVSEKYHVGSEVAVLSVSLMVIGFSLGPLLWSPVSDLYGRRVAYFVSMGLYVIFNIPCAISPNISGLMVCRFLCGVWASSGLCLVGGSIADMFPSETRGKAIAFFAFAPYVGPVFGPLVNGFISVSTRRMDLIFWVNMAFAGVMWIVVAFIPETYAPVILKRRAIKLRKETGNPKIMTEQEAQGVSFNEMMKTCLLRPLYFAVTEPVLDATCFYVCLIYSLLYAFFFAYPVIFSELYGYKDNLCGLMFIPIMIGALMALATTFWCESKYLQLIKTRKPTPEDRLLGAMIGAPFAAIALWILGATSYKHIIWVGPASSGIAFGYGMVLIYYSLNNYIIDCYVQFASSALATKVFLRSAGGAAFPLFTTQMYHKLGLQWASWLLAFIATAMIALPFGFYRWGKGLRHKLSKKDYSIDAVE, from the coding sequence ATGTCTGAGGTACAGTCGGTGGATTCGTATAATTCGGACTCTTCCTCTGCCTTTAGAGACGATCAGCAACCGCAGGAATATATTCCTTCGAATAATAATAAGAATAATGGATTACCGTTAAATTTAACTAGAACTGAGACTGTTAAGTCTCTACAGGAGATGGGTATGACAGCTACGGCTCCAGTGCCGGATGTCAATGCCCCACAGACTACTGCTAGGCCGCAAATTTTCCCAGAAGAGTATACTATGGAGACTCCAACTGGTCTGGTGCCTGTGGCCACGTTACAATCCATTGGTAGAACTTCTACTGCTATTTCCAGATCTAGAACCAGACAGATGGAGCGTACTTCTTCTGAATCTTCGTCCATGGATGGTACGAATTCGGATGCAGAAATAAACAAGGAAGGGAAAGCTTCTGAGCCACAGGAAGAGCATGAGCTGGATCCTGAGATCGAGTTTGTCACTTTTGTTACCAATGATCCGGGAAATCCTCACAATTGGCCTATAGCGAGACGTTGGTTCTTTACTGTGGTTCTATCTACACTGGTTATCTGCGTGGCTTATGGGTCTGCATGTATCGCTGGTGGGTTATTTACTGTGTCAGAAAAGTACCATGTTGGTTCTGAAGTCGCTGTTCTTTCGGTTTCTCTGATGGTTATCGGGTTCTCCCTAGGTCCTCTACTTTGGTCACCAGTGAGTGATCTTTATGGTAGAAGAGTCGCTTATTTCGTCTCGATGGGTTTGTACGTCATCTTTAACATCCCATGTGCTATTTCACCTAACATTTCAGGTCTGATGGTTTGTAGATTCCTATGTGGGGTCTGGGCATCTTCAGGTCTATGTCTTGTTGGTGGGTCCATCGCTGATATGTTCCCGAGTGAGACTAGAGGTAAAGCTATTGCGTTCTTCGCCTTCGCACCATATGTGGGTCCAGTGTTCGGTCCATTGGTTAACGGGTTCATCTCGGTTTCTACCCGTAGAATGGATCTGATCTTCTGGGTTAACATGGCCTTCGCTGGTGTCATGTGGATCGTTGTCGCTTTTATTCCAGAAACTTATGCTCCAGTCATTCTAAAGAGACGTGCTATCAAGTTGAGAAAGGAAACTGGTAACCCTAAGATCATGACAGAACAGGAAGCTCAGGGTGTCAGCTTTAACgagatgatgaagaccTGTTTATTGAGACCTCTTTATTTTGCCGTCACTGAACCTGTTTTAGACGCTACTTGTTTCTACGTCTGCCTGATCTATTCTCTACTATacgctttcttctttgcctaCCCAGTCATCTTCAGTGAACTATACGGCTACAAGGATAATTTGTGTGGTCTGATGTTTATCCCAATTATGATCGGTGCTCTGATGGCCCTAGCAACCACCTTTTGGTGTGAAAGCAAGTATTTGCAATTAATCAAGACCCGTAAGCCTACCCCAGAAGATCGTTTGCTTGGTGCTATGATCGGTGCACCATTCGCAGCCATCGCTCTTTGGATCTTGGGTGCTACTTCTTACAAGCATATCATCTGGGTCGGTCCCGCATCTTCAGGTATTGCCTTTGGTTATGGTATGGTCCTGATTTACTACTCATTGAACAACTATATTATCGACTGCTACGTGCAGTTTGCATCTAGTGCCCTAGCTACCAAGGTGTTCCTAAGATCTGCCGGTGGTGCTGCTTTCCCACTTTTCACAACTCAAATGTACCACAAATTAGGGTTGCAATGGGCAAGTTGGTTGCTAGCGTTCATTGCCACAGCTATGATTGCACTACCATTTGGTTTCTACCGTTGGGGTAAAGGCCTAAGACATAAattgtcaaagaaggacTATTCAATCGATGCAGTTGAGTGA
- the TDEL0D05730 gene encoding uncharacterized protein (similar to Saccharomyces cerevisiae VPS62 (YGR141W) and YPR157W; ancestral locus Anc_3.505), with amino-acid sequence MFLLESLRNVYVLIYLLGFISNSNVLAVYVPWLDNDPFKELYEEDNRAERSQKLPPVLPPNKLNDKNRSLFKKGEIPDYVIDDCPLVHLYSEERYWPADIADFVTHFKVTDSYGSSIVKKETLELKDLKSEYSYKLSNGSMSTIPSSATFMTSLDDFSKDPKWLLGYSPEYGTGHIRNGPAILLVADKGNGWVDAFWFYFYPFNLGPYVMGYGPWGNHVGDWEHSLVRFFDGEPKYLWMSAHGGGSAYRFDAIEKVKKLRREHGKLTPDVIHRPLIFSSRGTHANYPSVGQHSHDVPFFFMPLSDFTDRGPMWDPSLNFYAYTLDDQDVTPRGEPEEALGTSWLHFEGRWGDKQLPWGDPRQKWCPVQWRYIDGPQGPLAKNLGRVSLCPTFKWWNFWKGCPARRLLKKGEGLDAEKNDLVGDNCGILLYKIRPKWLRGFFRLFMWRGFICFLMDYFTG; translated from the coding sequence atgtTTCTGCTAGAGAGTCTTAGAAACGTGTATGTCCTCATATACCTGTTAGGCTTTATCAGTAATTCTAATGTATTGGCAGTATACGTTCCATGGTTGGATAATGATCCGTTCAAAGAACTTTACGAGGAAGATAATCGGGCTGAGCGTTCGCAGAAGTTACCTCCAGTCCTGCCGCCGAATAAACTGAATGACAAGAATAGGAGCTTGTTTAAAAAGGGAGAAATCCCGGACTATGTCATTGATGATTGTCCCCTGGTCCATCTGTATAGTGAAGAGAGGTACTGGCCGGCTGATATCGCTGATTTTGTAACCCATTTCAAAGTGACGGACTCGTATGGTTCTTCTATTGTGAAGAAGGAGACCTTGGAACTGAAGGACCTAAAATCAGAGTATAGTTATAAGCTTTCCAATGGTTCAATGAGTACAATACCAAGTTCAGCAACTTTCATGACAAGCTTAGATGATTTTAGCAAGGACCCAAAATGGCTCCTAGGTTATTCACCTGAGTATGGAACGGGACACATAAGAAATGGACCAGCGATTCTTCTCGTTGCTGATAAGGGGAACGGGTGGGTTGACGCATTCTGGTTTTATTTCTATCCTTTCAATCTGGGTCCCTATGTCATGGGTTATGGTCCCTGGGGTAACCATGTCGGCGACTGGGAACACTCCTTGGTGAGATTTTTCGATGGTGAGCCAAAGTACCTCTGGATGAGTGCTCATGGAGGTGGAAGTGCTTATAGGTTTGACGCAATAGAGAAAGTCAAGAAGTTGCGTCGTGAACACGGGAAGTTGACACCAGATGTCATTCATAGGCCTCTGATCTTTAGTTCAAGGGGAACGCACGCAAATTACCCTTCAGTCGGCCAACACTCTCACGATGtacccttcttcttcatgCCTCTCAGTGATTTTACCGACAGAGGCCCAATGTGGGATCCATCACTGAACTTTTATGCTTACACCTTGGATGATCAGGATGTCACACCAAGAGGTGAACCTGAAGAAGCACTGGGAACCAGTTGGCTCCATTTCGAAGGCCGTTGGGGCGATAAACAGCTCCCTTGGGGAGATCCTAGGCAAAAATGGTGTCCCGTCCAGTGGAGGTATATCGACGGTCCTCAAGGCCCACTTGCTAAGAACCTAGGGCGTGTATCGCTGTGCCCAACATTCAAATGgtggaatttttggaaaggATGCCCTGCCAGAAGGCTTCTCAAGAAGGGCGAAGGTCTTGACGCAGAGAAGAATGACCTTGTCGGAGACAATTGCGGCATCCTCCTCTATAAAATTAGGCCGAAATGGCTACGAGGTTTCTTTAGACTCTTCATGTGGCGGGGGTTCATTTGTTTCTTGATGGATTATTTCACTGGTTAA
- the NCA2 gene encoding Nca2p (similar to Saccharomyces cerevisiae NCA2 (YPR155C); ancestral locus Anc_3.502), with the protein MITDTYIIRRFRQVDENLELSLQRISLGPQPAGEVKNNETLSRLQQNLLKIKAIVEKISNSVQSSVSKGPVSIDYDVITQVIKELPIPMNDDMSQMETIVTRFISQYVMLICYYSLSNQCLSFLPAAYDTQRYYQEVTDSRMKSLLYSIQTSPAKLLNVGRQLYFRLGKMNELKHTDNISIDRLKKLGSEVFDELRPQFNRVLMVRNLQLVGLPIKSRKWASILLELPRAMIRDDLHSKNTNVSEITNEYTTKLGRLINDFQKHQKQRDAEDVSKLNALKRFLELPSESTLYDVAQYTKDFQTKVRTIVVKKPGKVTRYWPSALLLLTYGPASVIYLWESRHRVMQFLQENVVDFAKGLLYNWVYIPLKHVWSTVRHDEDSSIAVMSKGTLDSEMNSLTRMIVSFVNENSGTRIDDNVLIQQVEHGDLTRFMEIYETQLKHPIKNIVSGELVRSLLIQVQKTKVDGSLALDGIDKMLQSQQLVFGVVAISPALLIIYTATVCLFRLIKVGSLWSNIQQYKDRLSYSLNNLERLLNYSGTQQKDSSQRYLNQGLMTIEVCTVAKLGSTLVPKARLSEWLRDIEEIADSKLDEQAKLKVVDRIYHVYGKYF; encoded by the coding sequence ATGATTACCGATACCTACATTATCCGTCGATTTCGTCAAGTGGATGAGAACTTGGAACTCTCCTTACAACGGATTTCCTTAGGTCCACAACCGGCAGGTGAAGTGAAGAATAATGAAACTTTGAGCCGTTTACAGCAGAACTTGCTTAAAATAAAGGCTAtcgttgaaaaaatcaGCAATTCTGTGCAATCTTCTGTATCAAAAGGGCCCGTCTCGATCGACTATGATGTCATTACCCAAGTTATTAAAGAACTTCCAATTCCTATGAACGATGACATGAGTCAAATGGAGACAATTGTCACTAGATTTATCTCCCAATATGTGATGTTAATATGTTACTACAGCTTAAGCAATCAATGTCTATCCTTTCTTCCAGCAGCTTACGATACACAGAGGTATTATCAAGAGGTCACCGATTCCAGAATGAAATCCTTGCTTTACTCCATACAGACATCTCCGGCGAAACTGTTGAATGTGGGAAGACAACTATATTTTAGACTGGGGAAGATGAATGAATTGAAGCACACTGATAACATATCGATTGACAGATTAAAAAAACTTGGAAGTGAGGTCTTCGACGAATTGAGGCCTCAATTCAATAGAGTTCTGATGGTGCGTAATCTGCAGCTAGTTGGCTTGCCAATCAAGTCAAGAAAATGGGCTTCGATTTTACTTGAATTGCCCCGCGCTATGATTCGTGATGACTTACACAGTAAGAACACTAATGTCAGTGAGATAACGAATGAGTACACTACAAAGCTAGGAAGGCTGATCAATGATTTCCAAAAGCATCAAAAGCAGCGAGACGCAGAGGACGTAAGTAAGCTTAatgcattgaagagatttttAGAATTACCTTCAGAGAGTACGTTATATGATGTTGCCCAATATACCAAGGATTTCCAGACCAAGGTAAGAACCATAGTTGTCAAAAAACCTGGAAAAGTTACGAGATATTGGCCAAGTGCTTTGCTGCTGTTGACCTACGGACCTGCATCTGTGATTTACTTATGGGAGTCTCGCCATAGAGTTATGCAGttcttgcaagaaaatGTCGTTGATTTTGCGAAAGGTCTGCTCTACAACTGGGTTTATATCCCATTGAAGCATGTTTGGTCAACAGTAAGACATGATGAGGATAGCTCCATTGCGGTGATGTCAAAGGGCACCTTAGATTCTGAAATGAACTCTTTAACTCGAATGATTGTCAGCTTTGTTAATGAAAACAGCGGGACTCgaattgatgataatgTGCTGATTCAACAGGTCGAGCATGGTGATTTGACTAGATTCATGGAAATCTACGAGACTCAGTTGAAGCACCCTATCAAGAACATTGTCTCTGGTGAACTTGTCAGATCATTGTTAATTCAAGTGCAAAAGACTAAAGTTGACGGTTCGCTAGCATTAGATGGAATCGATAAAATGCTTCAATCACAACAGCTTGTCTTTGGTGTGGTAGCCATTTCGCCAGCGCTATTAATTATTTACACTGCTACGGTCTGTCTTTTCAGATTGATTAAAGTCGGTAGTCTTTGGTCCAACATCCAGCAATACAAGGATAGACTAAGTTACAGTCTGAacaatttggaaagattACTCAATTACTCAGGCACACAACAAAAGGATTCAAGCCAGCGATACTTGAATCAAGGTCTCATGACGATTGAGGTTTGCACTGTGGCCAAATTAGGCAGCACGTTGGTCCCCAAGGCTCGACTAAGCGAATGGCTCAGAGATATCGAAGAGATTGCAGACTCTAAGCTCGATGAGCAAGCAAAACTAAAGGTAGTAGACAGAATATACCATGTCTATGGTAAATATTTTTAA
- the CBF2 gene encoding Cbf2p (similar to Saccharomyces cerevisiae CBF2 (YGR140W); ancestral locus Anc_3.504) gives MDKESQVRKLVDSVSPRTAHQYKSYGDKYIRWLRDTGILQNEDAGEVLYRDLPLSAQLVHWFLIDTLVRNGGNETEDEFKIPTLKKVISGLKFLHKLCLIHGNKLVFDEKYLENVIKLHSNWATVRSQKQTTLPIVKVSLNLWNSHTESLSEKFFKTSLEKLRFLVDFHFRVYTNLSYEQRSKIKLSELHGEVGVLAMDQKVWSSLQVYMPNSTRQVKSHMPLSIRSQELPFLCPLTSLASYLYLRFYGISSVTKGDGFPDLLASDQDDLYWKDLPLIRGKSLTDYPREETMSNYYSAVFRYCHLPYKRREYFNKSTLEYPTWSHQSFTDFFDKYPSAKRTAFQHEVPFDYDRIMNLRSLNETKENEALSALPESLLVQIFPEVEQYKREVDQLSPEAKAFIQTMENLRKRFLYNLPWIHEIFPQHDLFKDPIFQNSDFQSYFHQVVGNKWENDQLPFNVLPGFSKLDKKEFSGLLMESLVPEEQRVSNDVAKAPTPSIGSDELMDKTYQFVQYQTLTNFQILLSLLSKIFDKLEMKKSSREFMIHQLDLLHDTIRKNINVSKPQDVDEYIKKEEKLEGEEKVQAKESQSRHRSNGLLAIDDSPSEEDSDEGGAEVQEELKFMINEFVGERVRTTVKQQIEHWESRIQDIVKESVKEEVSKRFADYEESAQKRPRLSSTPPVANNESNPTIPASVNIVGEVGCFEMRPDLDTVEAVILEWFTPNPDMNNECVHSMNRLHGKEWRSKFEKLYKERKIIVEFYIHLVNQLGVNRYKAVEICEILRRSSEADGSLASLAKLLKEWKRKNGNSYNGLLEYHKLSAK, from the coding sequence ATGGATAAGGAGAGTCAGGTCAGAAAGCTTGTCGATTCAGTTTCGCCGCGTACAGCCCATCAGTATAAGTCGTATGGAGACAAGTACATACGATGGCTTCGAGACACGGGAATTCTGCAGAATGAAGATGCGGGTGAAGTGTTGTATCGGGATCTACCATTGTCCGCACAGTTAGTGCATTGGTTTCTTATAGATACGTTAGTGAGGAATGGCGGGAATGAAACTGAGGATGAGTTTAAGATACctactttgaagaaagtcatcagtggtttgaaattcttACACAAGTTATGTCTGATTCATGGAAATAAGTTggtatttgatgaaaaatatTTGGAGAATGTTATCAAGTTACATTCCAATTGGGCTACTGTGAGAAGCCAGAAACAAACTACTTTGCCCATTGTCAAAGTATCGCTGAATCTATGGAATTCGCATACTGAGAGCTTGTCAgagaagttcttcaagacctctcttgaaaaattgagatTTCTTGTGGATTTTCATTTCAGAGTCTATACAAACCTATCCTATGAGCAAAGGTCCAAGATCAAGTTATCCGAGCTTCATGGTGAGGTTGGTGTGCTGGCAATGGACCAGAAAGTTTGGTCGTCCTTACAAGTTTATATGCCAAACTCAACGCGACAGGTGAAATCACATATGCCATTGAGTATCAGGTCTCAAGAATTACCCTTTCTCTGTCCTCTCACTTCCCTGGCGTCTTATCTGTATTTGCGGTTTTATGGTATCAGCTCAGTGACAAAGGGCGATGGATTCCCCGATTTGCTAGCGAGTGATCAAGATGATCTTTATTGGAAGGATCTGCCCTTGATTAGGGGGAAATCTTTGACAGATTATCCACGAGAAGAGACTATGAGTAATTACTACTCGGCCGTTTTCCGATATTGTCATTTGCCCTACAAGAGACGGGAGTATTTCAACAAGAGTACACTAGAGTATCCTACGTGGTCACATCAATCATTCACCGACTTTTTTGATAAATATCCCAGTGCCAAGCGCACCGCATTTCAACATGAGGTCCCATTTGATTACGACCGGATAATGAACTTGAGATCACTTAATGAGacaaaagaaaatgaagCATTATCTGCACTCCCTGAGAGTTTGCTAGTTCAAATATTCCCTGAAGTTGAACAATACAAGCGTGAGGTTGACCAGTTGTCGCCCGAGGCCAAGGCTTTCATACAAACGATGGAGAATCTAAGAAAAAGGTTCCTGTACAATCTACCGTGGATACATGAAATTTTCCCACAGcatgatcttttcaaagatccaatatttcaaaactcTGATTTCCAGTCGTATTTTCATCAGGTGGTGGGAAACAAGTGGGAAAATGACCAGTTACCATTCAATGTATTGCCTGGCTTCAGCAAACTGGACAAGAAGGAGTTTAGTGGTTTGTTAATGGAATCTTTGGTACCAGAGGAGCAAAGAGTTTCCAACGATGTAGCAAAAGCGCCTACTCCTTCCATAGGATCTGACGAGTTGATGGACAAGACGTACcaatttgttcaatatCAAACCTTGACCAATTTCCAAATCCTACTTTCATTACTTTCCAAGATTTTCGACAAAttggagatgaagaagtcaTCAAGAGAGTTCATGATACATCAGTTGGACTTGTTACATGATACAATACGAAAGAACATTAACGTCTCCAAACCACAGGATGTAGACGAGTACATTAAAAAGGAGGAAAAGTTGGAGGGAGAGGAGAAAGTGCAAGCAAAGGAATCACAAAGCAGACATCGCAGCAATGGCCTATTAGCGATAGATGATTCTCCGAGTGAAGAGGACAGTGACGAAGGCGGTGCAGAAGTGCAAGAAGAGCTAAAATTTATGATTAATGAATTTGTAGGTGAAAGAGTAAGGACTACTGTGAAGCAACAAATTGAGCATTGGGAGTCTCGGATACAGGATATTGTCAAAGAATCCGTGAAAGAAGAGGTAAGTAAAAGATTCGCTGACTATGAAGAATCCGCTCAGAAGAGACCCAGGCTGAGCTCTACTCCACCAGTGGCCAACAATGAATCCAACCCTACCATTCCGGCTTCAGTGAATATCGTTGGAGAGGTGGGATGTTTCGAGATGAGGCCCGACTTAGATACTGTGGAGGCAGTTATTCTCGAGTGGTTCACTCCTAACCCAGACATGAATAATGAGTGCGTACACTCAATGAACAGACTCCATGGCAAGGAATGGAGGTCGAAGTTTGAGAAGCTTTACAAGGAAAGGAAAATAATTGTCGAATTTTACATCCATCTAGTCAATCAACTTGGGGTCAACAGGTACAAGGCCGTGGAAATTTGCGAAATTTTAAGAAGAAGTAGTGAAGCTGACGGATCATTGGCCTCCCTCGCGAAGCTACTAAAGGAatggaagagaaagaatggCAATTCCTACAACGGGCTATTGGAGTATCATAAATTAAGTGCGAAGTAA